In Prunus dulcis chromosome 1, ALMONDv2, whole genome shotgun sequence, the following are encoded in one genomic region:
- the LOC117638265 gene encoding 3-ketoacyl-CoA synthase 7-like, whose amino-acid sequence METALLRSFSSIIPESPISLTHFLAATVLIIVVLCFTFRSKSTYLIDFTCYRPPESLRIAKESYIEHIEMSKLYDKETYSFQVKVLERSGIGDESCVPIALHELPPHSSLHAARKETEMVLFSVVKDLLSKNKINPKSIDILVSNCSLFCPTPSITSMVINKFGFRSNIKSVNLSGMGCSAGILSISLAKDLLKVHQNSLALVLSMEALTPSGYMGTKKSMLLPNLLFRMGGAAILLSSRKRDKRIAKYELQHIVRTHIGSDDEAYQSVFQQLDEAGHVGVSLSRALIPVATKALRTNISKLGPLVLPYSEQLRYVWSIIHKKVLLLPSQKKIYAPNFNRALQHFCIHAGGRAVIDGIVDSLRLDKEDGEASRMTLHRFGNTSSSSIWYELCYLEAKGRMNKGNQVWQIAFGSGFKCNSAIWKCISDIDPTERNAWSDRTYLYPIDEVPK is encoded by the coding sequence ATGGAGACTGCACTGCTTAGATCTTTTTCATCTATCATTCCTGAATCTCCAATCTCCCTCACCCATTTCTTAGCTGCAACTGTTCTGATAATAGTGGTTCTCTGTTTTACATTCAGATCTAAGAGTACATACCTTATCGACTTCACCTGCTATCGGCCTCCAGAAAGCTTGCGGATTGCGAAAGAAAGCTACATCGAACACATTGAAATGAGTAAACTCTACGACAAAGAAACCTACAGTTTCCAAGTGAAGGTATTGGAAAGATCAGGCATTGGAGATGAGAGTTGCGTGCCTATTGCACTGCATGAGCTCCCTCCTCATTCTTCTTTGCACGCTGCTagaaaagaaactgaaatgGTTCTCTTCTCAGTCGTCAAAGACCTCCTTtccaagaacaaaataaaTCCTAAAAGCATCGACATTCTTGTGTCCAACTGTAGCCTTTTCTGCCCTACCCCGTCCATTACATCTATGGTCATAAACAAGTTTGGATTCCGAAGCAACATAAAGAGCGTCAACCTCAGTGGAATGGGTTGCAGTGCTGGAATCTTGTCTATAAGTTTGGCTAAAGATCTGTTAAAAGTTCACCAGAACTCCTTGGCTTTAGTTCTCAGCATGGAAGCTCTGACTCCTAGCGGTTATATGGGTACCAAAAAATCCATGCTTCTTCCGAACCTTTTGTTTCGGATGGGAGGAGCTGCTATTCTATTATCCAGCAGGAAAAGGGACAAGCGAATAGCTAAGTACGAGCTCCAGCACATTGTCCGAACCCACATTGGTTCGGATGATGAAGCATACCAATCTGTCTTCCAGCAACTCGATGAAGCTGGACATGTAGGGGTCTCACTGTCACGGGCTCTTATACCTGTGGCAACAAAAGCACTCAGAACTAACATATCCAAGTTGGGACCTCTAGTGCTACCATATTCTGAGCAGCTACGATATGTATGGTCAATCATCCACAAAAAAGTCTTGTTATTACCGAGCCAGAAGAAAATTTATGCTCCAAATTTCAATAGGGCTCTTCAGCATTTCTGTATACATGCTGGTGGAAGGGCAGTGATTGATGGAATAGTAGATAGTCTCAGGCTGGACAAGGAGGATGGAGAAGCTTCAAGGATGACATTACATAGATTTGGTAatacttcatcttcttccatttGGTATGAACTCTGCTATTTGGAGGCAAAAGGAAGAATGAATAAAGGAAATCAGGTTTGGCAAATTGCCTTTGGAAGTGGCTTCAAGTGTAACAGCGCAATTTGGAAATGCATTTCAGATATTGACCCAACAGAACGAAATGCATGGTCAGACAGAACTTACTTGTATCCAATTGATGAGGTCCCAAAATAA
- the LOC117638358 gene encoding 3-ketoacyl-CoA synthase 7-like, protein METILLRSFSFLAAELSPIFHTNFLATTVLVIAAALYFHFRSKGIYLIDFTCYLPPDSLRVPTSNFIEHIEISGMHDRESVDFQTKVLERSGIGAESCMPITVHEIPPYSSLKATRNETETVLFTIVKDLLSKHKINPKSIDILVSNCSLFSPTPSITSMVINKFGFRSNIKTINLSGMGCSAGILSIGLAKDLLKVHKNCLALVLSMEAVTPNGYGGRMKSMLLPNILFRMGGAAIILSNRKQDKRIAKYELQHLVRTHIGSDDEAYQSVFQQPDEAGHVGVSLSRALLRVATKALRSNMSELGPLVLPYSVQLRYAWSVICKKLWFLPSKKGIYVPNFKKALEHFCIHAGGRAVIDGIEDSLKLHKEDGEASRMTLHRFGNTSSSSVWYELCYLEAKGRLKKGNRVWQIAFGSGFKCNSAIWKCISDIDPTKRNAWSDCIHFYPTQNDTLN, encoded by the coding sequence ATGGAGACTATATTGCTTAGGTCATTCTCATTTCTCGCTGCAGAATTATCTCCAATCTTCCACACCAATTTCTTAGCTACAACTGTTTTGGTCATTGCCGCTGCTCTCTATTTTCATTTCAGATCCAAGGGTATATACCTTATAGACTTCACCTGCTATCTGCCTCCTGATAGCTTGCGCGTTCCAACATCGAATTTCATCGAGCACATTGAAATATCTGGAATGCATGACAGAGAAAGTGTTGATTTTCAAACGAAGGTGTTGGAAAGATCAGGAATTGGAGCAGAGAGTTGCATGCCTATCACAGTGCATGAGATCCCACCTTATTCCTCTTTAAAAGCTACTAGAAATGAAACTGAAACGGTTCTCTTCACTATTGTCAAAGACCTCCTTTCCAAGCACAAAATAAATCCGAAAAGCATCGACATTCTTGTGTCAAACTGTAGCCTTTTCTCCCCCACACCATCCATTACATCTATGGTCATAAACAAGTTTGGATTCCGAAGCAACATAAAGACCATCAACCTCAGTGGAATGGGTTGCAGTGCCGGAATCTTGTCGATAGGTTTGGCGAAAGATCTTTTAAAAGTTCACAAGAACTGCTTGGCCTTAGTTCTCAGCATGGAAGCTGTAACTCCCAATGGCTATGGGGGTAGAATGAAATCCATGCTTCTTCCCAACATTTTGTTTCGGATGGGAGGAGCTGCTATCATATTATCGAACAGGAAGCAAGATAAGCGAATAGCTAAGTATGAGCTCCAGCATCTTGTCCGAACCCACATTGGTTCAGATGATGAGGCATACCAATCTGTTTTCCAGCAGCCTGATGAAGCAGGGCATGTTGGGGTCTCGTTATCACGAGCACTTTTACGTGTGGCAACAAAGGCTCTAAGAAGTAACATGTCAGAGTTGGGACCACTTGTGCTACCATATTCGGTGCAGCTCCGATACGCATGGTCAGTGATATGCAAGAAACTTTGGTTTCTACCAAGCAAAAAGGGAATTTATGTGCCGAATTTCAAGAAGGCGCTTGAGCATTTCTGTATACATGCTGGTGGAAGGGCAGTGATTGATGGCATAGAAGACAGTCTGAAGCTGCACAAGGAGGATGGAGAAGCTTCAAGGATGACATTACACAGATTTGGCAatacttcatcttcttcagttTGGTATGAGCTCTGCTATTTGGAGGCAAAAGGAAGGTTGAAGAAAGGAAACCGAGTTTGGCAAATAGCCTTTGGAAGTGGTTTCAAGTGTAACAGCGCAATTTGGAAGTGCATTTCAGATATTGatccaacaaaaagaaatgcatGGTCTGATTGCATCCATTTCTATCCTACTCAGAATGACACCCTTAACTAA